GTACCCCGGTCATGCCGAATGCCTCGCGCGCGCGGTTGACGAGGGCGGGAATCGCGCTCTCGCCGCGCAGGACGCTGCCGGCCACCGTCGCGAGCAGCTCGGATTCGGCGGCGGAACGGCGCGCGGTGCGGGTGCGCCGCGCCGCCTGATCGACGATCCAGCTGACCAGGATCGCTATGACGACGTAGAGGATGAGGGCGAGCGCGTGCAGTGGGTCGGAGATCGTCACAGTGTAGATCGGCGCAACGAAGAGGTAGTCGAGGGTGATACCGGAGAGGACTGCGGCGAACAGGGCGGGCCAGATGCCTCCGACGAGCGCGACGACGACGACGAGGAGCTGGTAAGCGAGTACGTCGGTGGTGATGGATGCATCCGTGTCGGTGGCGAAGAGGAGCCAGGAGAGCAGCGGGCCTCCCGCCAGCGCGATGAGAAAACCGAGCACGCGCCGCTTGACGCTCAACGCGCCGCCGGTCATCCGTGGCAGCGCGCGGCGCCCGCCCGCGGCCGCGTGCGTGACGATGTGCACGTCGATGTCGCCCGACTCGCGGACGACGGTGGCACCGATGCCGGGGCCGGTCAGTAATGATGCCAGTCGTCCGCGCCGACTGACCCCGATGACGAACTGGGTTGCGTTGACGCTCCGCGCGAATTCGACGAGGGTCGCCGGTACGTCGTCGCCGAGGACCTGGTGGTAGGAGCCGCCGAGGGACTCCACGAGGGCCCGTTGGGATGCCAGCGCTCCGGGTGCTGCGGCGCGGAGCCCATCCTGGCTTGAGACGTGCACCGCCAGGAGGTCACCGCCGGCGGACCGAGCCGCGATACGGGCACCCCGCCGGATGAGCGTCTCGCCTTCCGGGCCGCCGGTGAGGGCGACGACGACACGTTCCCGCGCATGCCAGGTGCGTGTGATCCCGTGTTCGGTGCGGTAGGACGTCAGAGCGCTGTCGACCTCATCCGCCAGCCACAGCAGCGCGAGTTCTCTGAGGGCGGTGAGGTTGCCGAGTCGGAAATAGTTCGACAGTGCTGCGTCGATCCGCTCCGCCGGGTAGACAACCCCGGCAGCGAGCCGATCCCGCAAGGATTGGGGTGCGAGGTCGACGACTTCGATCTCGTCCGCACCACGCACGACCGCGTCCGGAACCGTTTCGCGCTGTGCGACGCCGGTGATCTGCTCGACGACGTCGTTGAGGGATTCGATGTGCTGCACGTTGACCGTTGTGATCACGTCGATACCGGCGTCCCGCAGGGCGTCGACGTCCTGCCATCGTTTGTCGTGGCGGGAGCCGGGTGCGTTGGTGTGGGCGAGCTCGTCGACGAGTGCGATCTGCGGGCTACGCGCGATCACGGCGTCCACGTCCATCTCGGTCAGCTCGACGCCGCGGTGTGCGATGGTTCTACGGGGGATCTCGGGCAGCCCGATGGTTTGGGCGAGGGTCGCCGCCCGCCCGTGGGTTTCGACGACTCCGATCACGACGTCGCGTCCGTCACCCTGGAGACGTCTGCCTTCCTCGAGCATCTCGTA
The sequence above is a segment of the Microbacterium caowuchunii genome. Coding sequences within it:
- a CDS encoding ATP-binding protein, with translation MKRGRLRVLLGAAPGVGKTYEMLEEGRRLQGDGRDVVIGVVETHGRAATLAQTIGLPEIPRRTIAHRGVELTEMDVDAVIARSPQIALVDELAHTNAPGSRHDKRWQDVDALRDAGIDVITTVNVQHIESLNDVVEQITGVAQRETVPDAVVRGADEIEVVDLAPQSLRDRLAAGVVYPAERIDAALSNYFRLGNLTALRELALLWLADEVDSALTSYRTEHGITRTWHARERVVVALTGGPEGETLIRRGARIAARSAGGDLLAVHVSSQDGLRAAAPGALASQRALVESLGGSYHQVLGDDVPATLVEFARSVNATQFVIGVSRRGRLASLLTGPGIGATVVRESGDIDVHIVTHAAAGGRRALPRMTGGALSVKRRVLGFLIALAGGPLLSWLLFATDTDASITTDVLAYQLLVVVVALVGGIWPALFAAVLSGITLDYLFVAPIYTVTISDPLHALALILYVVIAILVSWIVDQAARRTRTARRSAAESELLATVAGSVLRGESAIPALVNRAREAFGMTGVRLLDADGSVLATDGEPVPDGRAVRLPVGDVANPRATLELHGGELEASERRLLDVIIAQLAAAIERADLTETAREAGVLAETDQVRSALLSAVSHDLRRPLAAAVAAIGGLRAAGDALTDDDRRELLDTANESLATLSALVTDLLDVSRVEAGVLGVSLMDTDPAAVVLAAIDELGLGPDSVDLALDMDLPPVRADPVLLQRVLVNLLANAHRHSPAEQHVRVSTSRLGGVAEIRVVDLGPGVPPEDRDDIFAPFQRLGDTDNTVGLGLGLALSRGFTEGMGGTLAAEDTPGGGLTMVISLRVAAEPDGAARDGRSGE